Proteins from a genomic interval of Denticeps clupeoides chromosome 20, fDenClu1.1, whole genome shotgun sequence:
- the edn1 gene encoding endothelin-1 → MEFRFAFSVLPVVLFGIFHTVAPAPFAEAAPLGASIPAHRSRTKRCSCASFLDKECVYFCHLDIIWVNTPERTVSYGLGSAPRRKRAATGTPRCKCGHGGDRACRAFCQPGDRRRNQADPDKVIQAPGGTEAGRIRRRGHRSADPSVLKGKRSTLDLLEKWMGSRYRQRWAWTSESAAS, encoded by the exons ATGGAATTTCGGTTTGCTTTCTCCGTTCTGCCGGTGGTGTTGTTCGGGATTTTTCACAcag TTGCACCAGCGCCGTTTGCTGAAGCGGCTCCGCTCGGCGCCTCCATCCCGGCGCACCGCTCCAGGACCAAGCGCTGCTCCTGCGCGTCCTTCCTCGACAAGGAGTGCGTCTACTTCTGCCACCTGGACATCATCTGGGTCAACACGCCCGA GCGCACGGTGTCGTACGGACTGGGCAGCGCGCCGAGGAGGAAGCGCGCAGCGACGGGGACGCCGCGATGCAAGTGTGGACACGGGGGGGACCGCGCATGCCGGGCGTTCTGTCAGCCGGGAGACCGACGCAG GAACCAGGCTGATCCGGACAAGGTGATCCAGGCACCCGGGGGGACCGAGGCGGGGAGGATCAGACG GAGAGGGCACAGGAGTGCAGACCCGTCAGTGTTAAAGGGGAAGAGGAGCACTCTCGACCTGCTGGAAAAGTGGATGGGGAGTAGGTATCGGCAGCGTTGGGCCTGGACGTCTGAGAGCGCTGCTTCGTAG